The Malus sylvestris chromosome 12, drMalSylv7.2, whole genome shotgun sequence genome contains a region encoding:
- the LOC126594508 gene encoding signal peptidase complex subunit 3B-like has product MHSFGYRANALLTFAVTILALMCAMASISDNLNHPTPTTQVQVLNINWLQKQLNGNDEVSMTMNISADLQSLFTWNTKQVFVFLAAEYGTPKNSLNQISLWDGILPTKEHAKFWIHTSNKYRFIDQGTNLRGKEFNLTLHWHVMPKTGKMFADKIVMPGYRLPQGYR; this is encoded by the exons ATGCATTCGTTCGGGTACAGAGCCAATGCTCTGCTGACCTTCGCAGTTACAATTTTGGCACTGATGTGCGCCATGGCCTCCATCTCCGATAATCTCAACCACCCCACTCCCACTACGCAAGTCCAG GTGCTGAATATTAATTGGTTGCAGAAGCAACTGAACGGGAACGACGAG GTCAGCATGACTATGAATATATCAGCAGACTTGCAGTCATTGTTTACATGGAATACAAAGCAG gtttttgtttttctagcCGCTGAGTATGGAACCCCAAAGAACTCACTGAATCAG ATCTCTCTTTGGGATGGTATCTTACCAACCAAAGAACATGCCAAATTTTGGATTCATACTTCAAACAAGTACCGCTTCATTGATCAG GGAACCAATCTCCGGGGTAAAGAATTCAACTTGACATTGCACTGGCATGTCATGCCCAAGACGGGCAAAATGTTCGCTGACAAGATCGTAATGCCGGGATATCGCTTGCCACAGGGGTATAGATGA
- the LOC126592455 gene encoding gamma conglutin 1-like has product MASFLPNLLLLFSCFSLLIFTSVATVKTRPQIPIKPNKLVLKVQKDGATNLHVAQIYKRNPPVQFPFVIDLNGRFLSVNCENQYLSSGYNAPVCHSTQCARANPNSQMTCRTCSSSRTRLGCHSNACGLMTTNPVTRQSAMGELAQDVLSIPSTQGSSPGPMVQVPQFLFACAPSNIMQKGLPKNVQGFAGLGHSPISLPYQLASHFGFPAKFAVCLPSAPGQNGVIFFGEGPYLMNRGIDVSRKLTYTPLTIGRQGEYYINVQSIKINNKVVPLNTSLLPYSPKRGVDGTMISTTTPYTILQTSIFRALTQLLINQLQGVPQVKPMAPFGVCFDAKKFASNKAALTVSSIDLVLDNNRNIWRLYGHNVIVQPSPNVACLGFVDGGLRPQASIVIGALQLEDNLLQFDLTNSRLGFSSSLLSRRTSCSNFNFGKSSTGAEESTESTDQP; this is encoded by the coding sequence ATGGCTTCTTTCCTTCCCAATTTGCTCCTACTCTTCTCTTGCTTTTCCCTTCTCATTTTCACGTCTGTGGCGACAGTAAAAACCCGACCCCAAATCCCCATCAAGCCAAATAAGCTTGTCCTCAAGGTGCAGAAAGATGGGGCAACCAATCTTCATGTGGCCCAAATTTACAAAAGAAACCCTCCAGTCCAATTCCCCTTTGTGATAGACCTAAATGGGAGGTTCTTATCAGTCAATTGTGAGAATCAGTACTTGTCATCGGGCTACAATGCTCCGGTTTGCCACTCAACACAGTGTGCTAGAGCCAATCCTAATAGCCAGATGACATGCCGCACATGCAGCTCGTCTAGAACCCGACTAGGGTGCCACTCCAACGCGTGTGGGCTCATGACCACAAACCCTGTGACGCGCCAAAGCGCCATGGGTGAGCTTGCTCAAGATGTCCTCTCAATCCCATCAACCCAAGGCTCAAGCCCTGGCCCAATGGTCCAAGTCCCTCAATTCCTCTTTGCATGTGCACCTTCAAATATTATGCAAAAAGGGCTACCCAAAAATGTTCAAGGTTTTGCTGGCCTAGGCCACTCCCCAATTTCCCTACCCTACCAACTAGCCTCCCACTTTGGCTTTCCAGCAAAATTTGCCGTGTGCCTCCCTTCTGCACCTGGCCAGAATGGCGTCATTTTCTTCGGGGAAGGACCCTATCTCATGAACCGGGGCATCGACGTGTCGCGCAAGTTGACCTACACCCCACTGACCATAGGCAGGCAAGGAGAGTACTACATAAACGTTCAATCcatcaaaatcaacaacaaGGTGGTTCCACTCAACACCTCTCTCTTGCCCTACTCACCAAAACGAGGGGTTGATGGGACAATGATCAGCACCACAACTCCCTACACAATCCTCCAAACCTCTATCTTTAGGGCACTCACTCAGCTCCTCATCAATCAGCTCCAAGGGGTACCCCAAGTGAAGCCCATGGCGCCATTCGGGGTGTGTTTCGATGCGAAGAAATTTGCCAGCAACAAGGCAGCGCTTACGGTTTCTAGCATAGACCTTGTTCTAGACAACAACCGGAACATCTGGAGGCTGTATGGTCATAACGTTATCGTTCAGCCAAGTCCCAACGTGGCGTGTCTAGGGTTTGTGGACGGTGGGTTGAGGCCTCAGGCTTCGATCGTGATCGGAGCACTCCAGTTGGAGGATAATCTGCTGCAGTTTGATTTGACGAACTCAAGGTTGGGATTTAGCTCTTCGTTGTTGTCCCGCAGGACTAGTTGTTCCAACTTCAACTTTGGCAAATCCTCCACTGGTGCTGAAGAATCTACTGAATCCACCGATCAGCCATAA
- the LOC126593780 gene encoding heavy metal-associated isoprenylated plant protein 34-like, with protein MSKQEVMKLQTCVLKVNIDCDGCKHKIKKLLQKIDGVYTTSIDAEHSKVTVTGNVDPHTIIKKLEKKGKHAELWGGSKGSNFNQAQLNNQFKNMAMPVQNAKGGGHQQQPPKGGGGHQQQPQKGGGGHQQQHQQMKGGNGNVMKVPQKNQKSVKFNLPEADDFDGSDFDEFDDEFDDEFDDDEFDDDDYDDEEELDHGHHQMAKNKVMGNIVNGPQGGGPYGKMMPMMPMMGANHGHGPHGPAGMMNMHVMNDKKLGGGGGGGGGSAKKGGVIDFPVQMKGMGGNNEKKNGKDGNGGNKGGGNSKGGDKKQGGKNKKEGKDGKKGGGLLGWLSRSTSIGRGGSKDEKGNGKGNGSKKGGGKDGKNDFHEIDFKGKDTKGGKGGKGGKESKEGKNGKGAKEGKGGKGAKGGDDGEDMRQMGYMGQNGQMGQKGQMGQMGHMGNMGQMGQRPQMGQMGQMGQMGSYPMGQMGNFPAVQGLPAQAMMNGGGGYYQGGMGPGNPYNQQQQQYLAMMMNQQRAAANGGNDMYHQMMYARQQPPPMSYMPQQPMPSGPASDPYANYFSDENPNGCSIM; from the exons aTGAGTAAACAGGAAGTGATGAAGCTTCAG ACATGTGTTCTCAAAGTTAACATTGACTGTGATGGATGCAAGCACAAGATAAAGAAATTGCTGCAAAAAATTGATG GTGTGTACACAACAAGTATTGATGCAGAACACAGCAAGGTGACTGTGACAGGGAATGTTGATCCACACACAATCATCAAGAAACTTGAAAAGAAGGGGAAACATGCAGAACTCTGGGGAGGGTCAAAGGGTTCAAATTTCAATCAAGCCCAGCTCAACAACCAGTTCAAGAACATGGCAATGCCGGTACAGAATGCGAAAGGCGGGGGACACCAGCAACAACCACCAAAGGGCGGAGGAGGCCACCAGCAACAACCGCAAAAGGGCGGAGGAGGCCACCAGCAACAGCACCAACAAATGAAAGGAGGCAATGGTAATGTTATGAAGGTGCCTCAGAAGAACCAGAAGTCTGTGAAGTTCAATCTGCCGGAGGCGGATGACTTTGACGGTAGCGATTTCGATGAGTTTGATGATGAGTTTGATGATGAGTTCGATGATGATGAGTTTGATGATGATGACTATGATGATGAGGAAGAGCTTGATCATGGACATCATCAGATGGCTAAGAACAAGGTGATGGGTAATATTGTAAATGGGCCACAAGGAGGAGGGCCATATGGGAAAATGATGCCAATGATGCCAATGATGGGTGCTAATCATGGGCATGGCCCACATGGGCCTGCTGGGATGATGAATATGCATGTGATGAACGACAAAAAGCTAGGTGGTGGGGGCGGCGGTGGGGGAGGGTCTGCCAAGAAAGGTGGGGTAATTGATTTCCCTGTGCAAATGAAAGGTATGGGTGGAAATAATGAAAAGAAGAATGGCAAGGACGGAAATGGCGGAAATAAAGGCGGTGGAAATAGCAAGGGTGGGGATAAGAAGCAAGGGggtaaaaataagaaagaggGCAAAGATGGCAAAAAAGGAGGTGGATTGCTAGGGTGGCTCAGCCGGAGTACAAGTATCGGACGCGGCGGTTCCAAAGACGAGAAAGGTAACGGCAAGGGCAATGGAAGCAAAAAGGGCGGGGGTAAAGATGGAAAAAATGATTTTCATGAGATTGATTTCAAAGGGAAAGATAccaaaggagggaaaggaggcaAAGGTGGAAAGGAAAGCAAGGAGGGCAAAAATGGAAAAGGAGCCAAAGAGGGCAAAGGAGGGAAAGGCGCCAAAGGTGGTGATGATGGTGAGGATATGCGGCAAATGGGTTACATGGGCCAAAACGGACAAATGGGTCAAAAGGGTCAAATGGGTCAAATGGGTCATATGGGAAATATGGGTCAGATGGGGCAGAGACCTCAAATGGGTCAGATGGGTCAGATGGGTCAAATGGGTAGCTATCCAATGGGGCAGATGGGTAATTTTCCTGCAGTACAAGGACTGCCTGCACAGGCAATGATGAACGGCGGAGGAGGATACTATCAAGGCGGTATGGGTCCCGGAAACCCGTATaatcagcagcagcaacaaTACTTGGCCATGATGATGAATCAACAGAGAGCAGCAGCCAACGGTGGAAATGATATGTACCATCAGATGATGTACGCCCGCCAGCAGCCGCCGCCGATGAGCTACATGCCCCAACAGCCAATGCCGTCAGGACCTGCATCTGATCCTTATGCCAACTACTTCAGTGATGAGAACCCTAATGGTTGTAGTATCATGTAG